Proteins encoded in a region of the Saccharothrix ecbatanensis genome:
- the mmuM gene encoding homocysteine S-methyltransferase: MNLSDALARRPVVLDGGLSTALELAGHDLSDTLWSARLLLTDQDAIRSAHLAYYRAGAEVVITSSYQATFPGFADRGLTHAETAVLLRDSVTVARQAASEVDGRRWVAASVGPYGAMLADGSEYRGRYGLTRQALESFHRPRIEVLAEAGPDVLAVETIPDVEEAEAVLGVVAGSGVPVWLSYSARGTRTCAGQPLREAFEAVRGVDEVVAVGVNCCDPADVDEAVAIAREVTGKPVVVYPNSGERWDAVTRSWTGTPAFDPVRVAGWVEGGARLVGGCCQVGPELIRGLAVALAR; the protein is encoded by the coding sequence ATGAACCTCTCCGACGCGCTCGCCCGGCGGCCGGTCGTGCTGGACGGCGGCCTGTCGACCGCGCTGGAGCTGGCGGGCCACGACCTGTCCGACACGCTCTGGTCGGCCCGACTGCTGCTGACCGACCAGGACGCGATCCGGTCCGCCCACCTGGCGTACTACCGGGCCGGGGCCGAGGTCGTGATCACGTCCAGCTACCAGGCCACGTTCCCGGGCTTCGCGGATCGTGGGCTGACCCACGCGGAGACGGCCGTCCTGTTGCGCGACAGCGTGACCGTCGCCCGACAGGCGGCGTCCGAAGTGGACGGACGGCGGTGGGTGGCGGCGTCGGTCGGCCCGTACGGGGCGATGCTCGCGGACGGCTCGGAGTACCGGGGCCGGTACGGGCTGACCCGGCAGGCGCTGGAGTCGTTCCACCGTCCCCGGATCGAGGTGCTGGCGGAGGCGGGCCCCGACGTGCTGGCGGTGGAGACGATCCCGGACGTCGAGGAAGCGGAGGCGGTGCTCGGGGTGGTGGCCGGGTCCGGCGTGCCGGTCTGGCTGTCGTACAGCGCGCGTGGCACGCGGACGTGTGCCGGTCAGCCGTTGCGCGAAGCGTTCGAGGCCGTGCGGGGCGTGGACGAGGTGGTGGCGGTCGGGGTGAACTGCTGTGACCCGGCTGATGTGGACGAGGCGGTGGCGATCGCCCGGGAGGTCACCGGCAAGCCGGTCGTGGTGTACCCGAACAGCGGTGAACGCTGGGACGCCGTGACCAGGAGTTGGACGGGCACCCCGGCGTTCGACCCGGTGCGGGTGGCGGGCTGGGTCGAGGGCGGCGCGCGGCTGGTCGGCGGCTGCTGCCAGGTCGGGCCGGAGCTGATCAGGGGACTGGCCGTCGCCTTGGCGCGGTGA
- a CDS encoding phosphoribosylanthranilate isomerase — MYVKLCGLRTEADVAAAVDAGADAVGFVLSASVRQVDVDIARRLVREVPPGVLSIGVFSGVAAADVRRLAEASGIGAVQLHGDYPRSAFEEVAAVGVPLVRAVALKADTDVRVGAYGEQMLLLDSPVAGSGHRWDLAALDGARPEGNWLLAGGLGVDDVAEAVAQARPWGVDVSSGIEVSRGVKDHGLMREFVAAARSVT; from the coding sequence ATGTACGTGAAGTTGTGCGGGCTGCGCACCGAGGCCGACGTGGCTGCCGCTGTGGACGCGGGAGCCGACGCGGTCGGGTTCGTCCTCAGCGCGAGCGTTCGGCAGGTCGACGTCGACATCGCGCGGCGGCTGGTGCGTGAAGTGCCGCCGGGTGTGCTGTCCATCGGCGTGTTCAGCGGGGTCGCGGCGGCGGACGTGCGGCGGCTCGCGGAGGCGTCGGGGATCGGGGCCGTCCAGTTGCACGGCGACTACCCGCGGTCCGCGTTCGAGGAGGTGGCGGCGGTGGGCGTGCCGCTGGTCCGGGCGGTCGCGCTCAAGGCGGACACCGATGTGCGGGTCGGGGCGTACGGCGAGCAGATGTTGCTGCTCGACTCGCCCGTGGCGGGCTCCGGGCACCGGTGGGACCTGGCCGCGCTGGACGGCGCCCGACCCGAGGGGAACTGGCTGCTCGCGGGCGGGCTCGGGGTGGACGACGTCGCCGAGGCGGTCGCCCAAGCGCGCCCGTGGGGTGTCGACGTGTCGAGCGGTATCGAGGTGAGTCGGGGCGTGAAGGACCACGGGCTGATGCGCGAGTTCGTCGCCGCGGCGCGGTCGGTCACATGA
- a CDS encoding polysaccharide deacetylase family protein produces MKWRAVVLTTGLVLGLAAAPAQAGQPDEGEAVIVDSTRHGGRTLALTFDDGPNPVDTPRLLDVLRKHHVKAVFCLWGDFVDEHPKLVRAIVAGGHKLCNHTMHHDNMGTWTPEQIKADLEETNAAIHRAVPGVPIKYFRAPYGSWGQTPQVAAELGMTSIGWRLVISDWEPPGTDELVRRVMEGVTEGAVVLMHDGPNDRGQTVDAVDQVIPRLRADGWRFDLPARR; encoded by the coding sequence ATGAAGTGGAGAGCCGTGGTCCTGACGACCGGCTTGGTGCTCGGGCTGGCTGCCGCGCCGGCGCAGGCCGGTCAGCCGGACGAGGGTGAGGCCGTGATTGTCGACTCGACCCGCCACGGTGGGCGCACGCTCGCGCTGACCTTCGATGACGGCCCCAACCCCGTCGACACGCCGCGTCTGCTGGATGTGCTGCGCAAGCACCACGTCAAGGCCGTGTTCTGCCTCTGGGGCGACTTCGTGGACGAGCACCCGAAGCTGGTCCGCGCGATCGTCGCCGGCGGTCACAAGCTGTGCAACCACACCATGCACCACGACAACATGGGCACGTGGACGCCGGAGCAGATCAAGGCCGACTTGGAGGAGACGAACGCCGCGATCCACCGCGCCGTGCCCGGCGTGCCGATCAAGTACTTCCGCGCCCCGTACGGCAGTTGGGGTCAGACGCCCCAGGTGGCCGCCGAACTCGGCATGACGTCGATCGGCTGGCGCCTGGTCATCTCCGACTGGGAGCCGCCGGGCACCGACGAGCTCGTCCGCCGGGTGATGGAGGGCGTCACGGAAGGCGCCGTGGTGCTGATGCACGACGGTCCCAACGACCGCGGTCAGACGGTGGACGCGGTCGACCAGGTCATCCCGAGGCTGCGTGCCGACGGCTGGCGCTTCGACCTGCCCGCCCGCCGCTGA